In a single window of the Candidatus Omnitrophota bacterium genome:
- the gltB gene encoding glutamate synthase large subunit: MKNLNKSRNVSSGVAEQNVRREGGATPDTISGLYDKSFEHDSCGVGFVADIRGRVSHQTVKDGITVLKNLVHRGALGGDMKTGDGAGMLLQIPHQYFSELADNAGVSLPGKGSYGAGFFFMPRKPAVRKALEKAIEDIIINEGGLIVFRRDVPVKPDCLGKIARDSMPFMKQFFVTFKGLAGDDLERRLYVTRRRIGKEALKLKAVDFYISSFSCRTIVYKGMFAAPQFEAFYPDLKNKKFSSAFALVHQRYSTNTFPSWAMAQPFRGMAHNGEINTIKGNMNYMRAREATLASPLFGDEINKLFPVVTEGASDSAIFDNTLELLVSAGRPVEHAMMMMVPEAFGRKYHISEDKRSFYEYHSAFMEPWDGPAAIVFTDGVKIGAALDRNGLRPLRYLISKGGKMVAASEAGVLDIAPEDVIEKGRLGPGKMILVDTAEGRVKKDNEIKSSVSRRKLYRRWLEKNRIELKGLFQPSGAVKVERESLARRQKIFGYDFEELNMIITPMAENAQEPVGSMGNDEAPAVLSERPQLLYKYFKQLFAQVTNPPIDPYRENLVMSLMSFIGRERNLLGESPLHCRQLKLAHPVLTNSDIEKLKCADIKDFNSAVVPMLFDPAKGPSELKRAVHLLCREVEKKTDEGYSLVIISDRGVDRDHAPIPALLAVSSVNRHLVSHGKRHLIGLVAETGEAREVTDFAALIAFGSSAVNPYLAFETLAALKKDNFLSAELQAEDAIDNYITAVKKGLLKIMSKMGVSTIRSYKGALMFEAVGLNSEFVDKYFGGVPSRIEGIGIDEIAAETLKRHGAAFAPSESPALPSGGHYSYRRFSENHLMTPEAIAALQKAVREGDYGLYKKYSELINGQSNKLCTLRGLFSFKKGKSIPLDEVEPVESIVKRFVTSAMSFGSISKEAHETMAIAMNRLGAASNSGEGGEDKERYKKLPSGDSLMSAVKQVASGRFGVSINYLVHARELQIKMAQGAKPGEGGQLPGHKVNRAIADIRYSTPGVMLISPPPHHDIYSIEDLSQLIFDLKNANTDARISVKLVSEAGVGTVAAGVAKGKADMVLISGGDGGTGASPLSSIKHAGIPWEIGLAETQQTLVLNKLRERIRVQVDGQMRTGRDIVVAALLGAEEYGFGTVALVTMGCVLVRKCHLNTCPAGIATQDEELRKRFSGKPEHIMNFMRFAAQDAREIMAELGFRSFDEMIGRSDLLQSRKALSHWKAKGLDFSKLLKAYDGKAHRCTGSQKHDFSQSLDMDIIKKAAPALDQKKKVSLEYKIRNRNRAAGTMLSSRIARLYGEDGLPEDTIRCKFTGVAGQSFGAFLAKGVTFELAGDSNDYMGKGLSGGRIILYPSRGSKFRSQNNIITGNVCLFGATGGEAFIRGMAGERFAVRNSGATAIVEGAGDHACEYMTGGRVVILGPTGVNFAAGMSGGIAYVLDENQLFDTRCNLEMVDLGPVTEKSDEEFLYKLIKKHVRLTRSAYAARIIRDWDAILPMFVKVMPIDYKKALDRIKREQLKESEVETITEEVFG, translated from the coding sequence ATGAAAAATCTCAATAAGTCACGAAATGTTTCATCCGGCGTGGCGGAGCAGAATGTCCGCCGCGAAGGCGGGGCAACCCCCGACACCATTTCGGGGCTTTACGATAAAAGTTTTGAGCATGACAGCTGCGGCGTGGGTTTTGTCGCCGATATCAGGGGAAGGGTTTCTCATCAGACCGTCAAAGACGGTATCACGGTTTTAAAAAACCTTGTCCACAGGGGCGCGCTCGGCGGTGATATGAAAACAGGCGACGGAGCCGGAATGCTTTTACAGATACCTCATCAGTATTTTTCGGAATTGGCGGATAACGCCGGTGTTTCTCTTCCCGGTAAAGGTTCTTACGGCGCGGGTTTCTTTTTCATGCCGCGAAAGCCCGCCGTGCGTAAGGCGCTTGAGAAGGCGATAGAGGATATAATCATCAATGAGGGAGGCCTTATTGTTTTCCGGCGGGATGTGCCGGTAAAGCCGGATTGCCTGGGAAAAATCGCGCGCGATTCCATGCCATTTATGAAACAGTTCTTTGTCACTTTCAAAGGGCTCGCCGGCGATGATCTGGAACGCAGGCTCTATGTCACGCGACGGCGGATAGGGAAAGAAGCCCTGAAACTGAAAGCGGTGGATTTTTACATAAGCAGTTTTTCCTGCCGCACAATCGTTTACAAGGGCATGTTCGCGGCCCCCCAGTTTGAGGCTTTTTATCCCGACCTGAAAAATAAAAAATTCAGCAGCGCCTTCGCTCTGGTCCATCAGAGGTACAGCACCAACACTTTTCCGTCCTGGGCTATGGCTCAGCCCTTCAGGGGAATGGCGCACAACGGCGAGATCAACACCATCAAAGGCAATATGAATTATATGCGCGCGAGGGAGGCGACGCTGGCATCTCCTCTTTTCGGAGATGAGATAAATAAATTATTCCCCGTGGTGACGGAAGGCGCCAGCGACTCGGCGATATTTGACAACACGCTGGAACTGCTTGTTTCGGCGGGCAGGCCCGTTGAACACGCGATGATGATGATGGTGCCGGAGGCCTTCGGCAGAAAATACCATATCAGCGAGGACAAGCGATCTTTCTATGAATATCATTCGGCTTTTATGGAACCCTGGGACGGCCCCGCGGCCATAGTTTTTACCGATGGTGTCAAAATAGGAGCTGCGCTGGACAGAAACGGCCTTAGGCCTTTGCGCTATCTGATAAGCAAGGGCGGAAAGATGGTGGCCGCCTCGGAAGCTGGTGTTCTGGACATAGCGCCGGAAGATGTCATTGAAAAAGGGCGGCTCGGACCCGGGAAGATGATACTCGTGGACACGGCCGAGGGAAGGGTAAAAAAAGATAATGAGATCAAATCCTCCGTTTCAAGACGAAAACTCTACAGGAGATGGCTTGAAAAGAACCGCATTGAATTAAAAGGCCTGTTCCAGCCTTCAGGCGCGGTGAAAGTGGAGCGAGAATCCCTCGCCCGCAGGCAGAAGATCTTCGGCTATGATTTTGAAGAACTGAATATGATAATCACGCCCATGGCGGAAAACGCCCAGGAGCCGGTGGGTTCTATGGGCAACGATGAGGCGCCCGCCGTTCTCTCCGAAAGACCCCAGCTCCTTTACAAATATTTCAAACAGCTCTTCGCGCAGGTGACGAACCCGCCCATAGACCCGTACAGGGAAAACCTCGTTATGTCTCTTATGAGTTTCATAGGCCGCGAGCGGAATCTTCTCGGCGAGAGCCCTCTTCATTGCCGTCAGCTCAAATTGGCACATCCGGTTCTGACAAACAGCGATATAGAAAAACTGAAATGCGCGGATATCAAGGATTTTAATTCCGCTGTGGTGCCCATGCTTTTTGATCCCGCGAAAGGCCCCTCTGAACTCAAGAGGGCGGTTCATCTCCTGTGCCGGGAGGTGGAGAAAAAAACGGATGAGGGGTATTCTCTCGTCATCATAAGCGACAGGGGTGTGGATAGGGATCACGCTCCCATACCGGCCCTTCTTGCCGTCTCATCGGTCAACCGCCATCTGGTCTCTCACGGGAAGAGGCATCTCATAGGGCTGGTTGCGGAGACGGGCGAGGCCAGAGAGGTGACGGATTTCGCCGCGCTCATCGCTTTCGGATCTAGCGCCGTCAACCCCTATCTCGCTTTTGAGACACTGGCGGCTCTTAAAAAAGACAACTTCCTCTCCGCTGAACTTCAGGCGGAAGACGCCATTGACAATTACATAACGGCCGTCAAAAAGGGTCTGCTCAAGATAATGTCAAAGATGGGCGTGTCCACGATACGCAGTTATAAAGGCGCGCTGATGTTTGAGGCGGTGGGGCTCAACTCGGAATTCGTTGACAAATATTTCGGAGGTGTTCCTTCGCGCATAGAAGGCATAGGCATAGACGAGATAGCCGCCGAAACCCTGAAAAGGCACGGGGCCGCTTTCGCGCCGTCAGAAAGCCCGGCGCTCCCCTCCGGAGGACATTATTCTTACAGGCGTTTTTCGGAGAATCATCTGATGACGCCGGAAGCCATAGCCGCTTTACAGAAAGCCGTGCGCGAGGGAGATTACGGACTTTATAAAAAATATTCGGAACTGATAAACGGGCAGAGCAATAAACTCTGCACGCTGAGAGGGCTCTTCAGTTTTAAGAAAGGAAAATCCATTCCTCTTGATGAGGTGGAGCCCGTTGAATCCATCGTAAAAAGATTCGTGACATCGGCTATGAGTTTCGGGAGCATCAGCAAAGAGGCGCATGAGACAATGGCCATAGCCATGAACCGGCTGGGGGCGGCAAGCAATTCCGGCGAAGGCGGCGAGGACAAAGAGCGGTATAAAAAACTTCCTTCGGGCGATTCGCTTATGAGCGCCGTCAAGCAGGTGGCGTCAGGCCGTTTCGGTGTGAGCATCAATTATCTTGTTCACGCCCGCGAACTCCAGATAAAGATGGCTCAGGGCGCCAAGCCCGGCGAGGGCGGCCAGCTTCCGGGGCACAAGGTCAACAGGGCCATAGCGGACATACGCTATTCCACCCCCGGAGTTATGCTCATCTCTCCGCCCCCGCATCACGACATATATTCCATAGAAGACCTGTCACAGCTGATATTTGATCTGAAAAACGCCAACACCGACGCGCGTATCTCCGTGAAACTCGTCAGCGAGGCGGGCGTCGGTACAGTGGCGGCGGGCGTGGCTAAAGGCAAGGCGGACATGGTGCTGATAAGCGGCGGCGACGGAGGCACGGGGGCATCCCCCCTCTCATCCATAAAACACGCGGGCATTCCCTGGGAAATAGGCCTGGCCGAAACCCAGCAGACGCTCGTGCTGAACAAATTGAGAGAGCGTATCCGCGTTCAGGTTGACGGCCAGATGAGAACGGGCAGGGACATTGTCGTGGCGGCCCTACTGGGCGCTGAAGAATACGGCTTCGGCACTGTCGCTCTCGTGACGATGGGATGCGTCCTCGTGAGGAAGTGCCATCTGAACACCTGTCCCGCTGGCATAGCCACGCAGGATGAGGAATTGAGAAAGAGATTTTCCGGCAAACCCGAACACATCATGAATTTTATGAGATTCGCCGCGCAGGACGCGCGGGAGATAATGGCGGAACTGGGTTTCAGGTCTTTTGACGAGATGATAGGCCGTTCCGACCTGCTCCAGAGCCGCAAGGCGCTCTCGCACTGGAAGGCGAAGGGCCTTGATTTCAGCAAACTTTTGAAAGCATACGACGGAAAAGCGCATCGCTGCACCGGTTCTCAGAAACACGATTTCTCGCAATCGCTGGATATGGACATAATAAAAAAAGCAGCTCCCGCTCTGGATCAAAAGAAGAAAGTGTCGCTGGAATACAAAATACGAAACCGCAACCGCGCCGCGGGAACGATGCTGAGCTCACGCATAGCGCGCCTCTATGGAGAGGACGGCCTTCCCGAAGACACGATAAGATGCAAGTTCACGGGCGTGGCCGGACAGAGTTTCGGCGCGTTTCTTGCGAAGGGCGTCACCTTTGAGCTTGCAGGCGATTCAAACGATTATATGGGCAAGGGCCTTTCGGGAGGGAGAATAATACTCTATCCGAGCAGGGGCTCCAAATTCAGGTCTCAAAACAACATCATCACCGGAAATGTCTGCCTTTTCGGAGCCACGGGTGGCGAAGCCTTCATACGAGGAATGGCGGGCGAGCGTTTTGCCGTGAGGAACTCCGGGGCCACCGCCATTGTTGAGGGCGCGGGGGATCACGCCTGTGAATACATGACGGGAGGAAGGGTCGTCATACTCGGCCCGACGGGCGTTAATTTCGCGGCGGGCATGAGCGGCGGTATCGCCTATGTGCTGGATGAGAACCAGCTTTTTGACACCAGATGCAATCTTGAGATGGTTGATCTTGGGCCTGTGACGGAAAAGAGTGACGAAGAATTTCTTTATAAGCTGATAAAAAAACATGTGCGGCTCACACGCAGCGCCTATGCCGCGCGCATAATCCGCGACTGGGACGCGATACTCCCCATGTTTGTCAAAGTGATGCCCATAGATTATAAAAAAGCCCTGGACAGGATCAAAAGAGAACAGTTGAAAGAGTCCGAGGTGGAAACGATTACCGAGGAGGTGTTCGGATAA